A genomic window from Leptospira andrefontaineae includes:
- a CDS encoding SAP domain-containing protein, which yields MKPRPSFEKIKTISEFESYYWYREELQKICLNLEISSKGAKAELEERLKSYITLGREKFIKKENSSKNQISVRRKAKSEKEITLRSKIIPEGIRFDSKFREFCRKYYDLKKFSFTKAMAEAVRDAEKIGNLKLNVQDLLKVYENPPKEERADDRVLRWNRFVKDFHSDPKTSPLKYKLNIAAFLWGKVRDRPGSKKFDPSLLKEFAKEIQKLEEKSNK from the coding sequence ATGAAACCTCGCCCCTCTTTCGAAAAAATTAAAACAATCTCGGAATTCGAATCCTATTATTGGTACAGAGAAGAATTACAAAAAATCTGTCTGAACTTAGAGATCTCTTCCAAAGGTGCTAAAGCGGAATTAGAAGAAAGATTAAAATCGTATATTACGTTAGGTAGAGAGAAATTTATTAAAAAAGAAAACTCTTCTAAAAACCAAATATCCGTTCGTAGAAAAGCTAAAAGTGAAAAAGAGATTACTCTTAGATCTAAAATTATCCCAGAAGGAATTCGATTTGATTCTAAATTTAGGGAATTCTGCAGAAAGTATTATGATCTCAAAAAATTCAGTTTTACAAAAGCAATGGCAGAAGCAGTTCGAGATGCGGAGAAGATCGGGAATTTAAAACTCAACGTCCAAGATCTTTTAAAGGTCTATGAAAACCCTCCCAAGGAAGAACGAGCCGACGATCGTGTCCTGAGATGGAATCGTTTCGTAAAAGATTTTCATTCTGATCCGAAAACTTCTCCGCTTAAGTACAAACTGAATATTGCTGCTTTTTTATGGGGGAAGGTTCGGGACCGGCCTGGCAGTAAAAAATTCGATCCTTCCCTTTTAAAAGAATTTGCGAAAGAGATCCAAAAACTGGAAGAAAAGAGTAATAAGTAA
- a CDS encoding TetR/AcrR family transcriptional regulator, giving the protein MKIQKDLIRSEDPAKERILKAAFKLFYSKGYPNTGINEILEEAGAFKKSLYIHFPSKKDLGKAYLLEQEEAILGFVKRIAKREKKYSDFIKSWMKMLRRGLKNTYIYGCPYANLSNQTHDEPEISDFVKVALSRWVQDFENCLKEITWSSKKVKTESELKEISESILFYYQGALQLYGMSGDFKHIHRLEKALLSLDK; this is encoded by the coding sequence ATGAAAATCCAAAAGGACTTAATTCGGTCGGAAGACCCTGCAAAAGAAAGGATCCTAAAGGCAGCCTTCAAATTATTTTATTCCAAGGGCTATCCCAACACGGGAATAAACGAAATTTTGGAAGAAGCGGGAGCCTTTAAGAAGAGCTTGTACATCCATTTTCCTTCCAAAAAGGATCTGGGTAAGGCTTATCTTTTGGAACAAGAAGAAGCAATATTAGGATTTGTTAAAAGGATCGCTAAGAGAGAAAAAAAATATTCGGACTTTATCAAATCTTGGATGAAGATGTTAAGAAGAGGTTTGAAAAACACTTATATCTACGGTTGTCCTTACGCGAATTTATCCAACCAAACGCATGATGAACCCGAGATATCGGATTTTGTAAAGGTTGCATTGAGTCGGTGGGTCCAAGATTTCGAAAATTGTTTAAAAGAAATTACTTGGAGTTCTAAAAAGGTAAAAACCGAATCCGAGTTAAAAGAAATCTCGGAAAGTATTCTTTTTTATTACCAAGGCGCGTTACAGTTATATGGAATGTCCGGTGATTTCAAACATATCCATCGATTGGAAAAAGCACTTTTGTCTTTAGACAAATAA
- a CDS encoding acyl-CoA thioesterase, with product MRLMEKTDKIITSFAVPVRKSDIDVNGHVNNGTYQSYFEEARIKTFQLLKEEGETILSSDRLIVRQCEIEYKAELKYPEDAVITTDILHSDPESTEIVQEIFRASDSLLVCKARFVLSLFDDTEEVFYSEENYPYAFYHPISVGWAEMNPEGKVNLDTIQYYLDDARIRSSYQCGLDLHSLQAKGIGPVVYKAELNYFDSMGFPDDFVIVTVYQKAEKNRLAFRHDVFSKKTKKLILTSVVHGLFMDLKRKRPHQFTEEEMKMIFSVKNTPLFD from the coding sequence ATGAGGCTCATGGAAAAAACGGATAAGATTATTACATCCTTTGCCGTTCCTGTCCGTAAATCTGATATAGATGTAAACGGACATGTAAACAACGGGACCTATCAAAGTTATTTTGAAGAAGCAAGGATCAAAACCTTCCAGCTTTTAAAAGAGGAAGGGGAGACAATCCTAAGTTCAGACCGCTTAATTGTCCGCCAATGTGAAATAGAATACAAAGCAGAGTTAAAATATCCGGAAGATGCAGTCATTACTACGGACATCCTTCACTCCGATCCTGAATCTACAGAGATTGTGCAGGAAATTTTTCGTGCCTCCGATTCATTATTAGTATGTAAGGCAAGATTTGTATTAAGTCTTTTCGATGATACGGAAGAAGTCTTCTATTCCGAAGAAAATTATCCCTATGCATTCTATCATCCAATCAGCGTAGGCTGGGCAGAGATGAATCCAGAAGGTAAGGTAAATCTAGATACTATCCAATATTATCTGGACGATGCGAGGATCCGTTCTTCCTACCAATGTGGATTGGATTTACATTCATTACAAGCGAAAGGGATCGGCCCAGTGGTTTACAAAGCAGAATTGAATTATTTCGATTCTATGGGTTTTCCGGATGATTTTGTGATCGTTACGGTTTATCAAAAGGCGGAGAAGAATCGGTTGGCTTTCCGACATGATGTATTCTCTAAAAAAACCAAAAAATTGATCCTTACTTCTGTAGTGCATGGGCTCTTTATGGATCTAAAAAGGAAAAGACCTCATCAATTCACAGAAGAGGAAATGAAAATGATCTTTAGCGTGAAAAATACTCCTCTCTTTGACTGA
- a CDS encoding TIGR02206 family membrane protein produces the protein MRFEHWGPLHFIILFLTAFLGFGLPYFSKRIASSKIKNTIGYVLGIILLLNYLVYVIYRINSGYWQIRYDLPMEFCNWSAIVTSLALFTRNRTLAELSYFWVIAGSIQGVITPDLSVTFPHIYFFIFFIAHSGLVISALYVVFGLELTPRKGAVIRSVLYSQIYVVAALLIDFALDANYGYMREKSAAGSLMDYLGPWPIYIIWMQVLGMIVFTLLYLPFWKKNASD, from the coding sequence ATGAGATTTGAACATTGGGGCCCTCTCCATTTTATTATACTATTTCTTACTGCATTTCTAGGATTCGGACTACCTTATTTCAGCAAAAGAATCGCTTCTTCTAAAATCAAAAATACGATTGGATACGTTCTCGGGATCATTCTTCTTTTAAACTATCTAGTTTATGTAATATACAGGATTAATTCCGGTTATTGGCAGATCCGCTATGATTTGCCTATGGAGTTCTGTAATTGGTCAGCGATCGTAACTTCTCTGGCTTTATTTACTCGAAATAGGACCCTTGCAGAACTTTCTTATTTCTGGGTGATTGCGGGGTCTATACAAGGGGTCATCACTCCGGATCTATCTGTTACCTTTCCTCATATTTACTTTTTTATATTCTTCATTGCACATTCAGGTTTGGTGATCTCCGCTCTTTATGTTGTATTTGGTTTGGAGTTAACTCCTAGAAAAGGAGCAGTAATTCGATCCGTTCTATATAGCCAGATTTACGTTGTAGCCGCTTTGCTTATAGATTTTGCCTTAGATGCAAACTACGGATATATGAGAGAAAAATCCGCAGCAGGTTCTCTAATGGATTATTTAGGTCCTTGGCCTATTTATATTATTTGGATGCAGGTACTCGGAATGATCGTATTTACTCTATTATATCTTCCTTTCTGGAAGAAAAATGCGAGTGATTGA
- the rsx gene encoding LIMLP_03685 family anti-sigma factor gives MALHTQQSNSFEDLLELYLSEELDAAGKKQLLEIVLRDPERAAEYRKITQIQSQLRTSAASLELKNLSPKTSSKNIIPFPKPAIYLAAAALVFASFGIYFYKNSSIKKGEATLDKFTYSYGECSIEGKTSQAGEDVSGKRIVSGKSSICDVQLEGERSVAVRALPNTDFTAERKENAIHVSLGYGTVLLDSQGPKDGENISIGSDDFKLILEGTKVSVNKERADSSLSVKVLEGKVKLESGDAIFFESVSSWLTKEEIALLAKEYPILFDKQQLTIESGQQLAWKGFSPARMKGLKRIEDSIKASKKSQPSAQLDETLIKSLKPHVDSLPKDPFLISPKELKNSLKKILPDEKADLERKFASMVRFPPKDLKEREQLMELVKKVDKASITDILNSKGPGASQEISQEVRILYLKDGSMERGIIYQQDSFYVVLRPDGNLIIPVDAVEKIESE, from the coding sequence ATGGCATTACATACCCAACAGTCAAATAGTTTCGAAGATCTGCTAGAGTTATATCTTTCCGAAGAGCTTGATGCTGCCGGGAAAAAACAACTTTTGGAAATCGTGTTAAGAGACCCTGAAAGAGCGGCGGAATATCGAAAGATTACTCAGATCCAATCGCAACTTAGGACTTCTGCTGCCTCTCTGGAGTTAAAAAACCTTTCTCCTAAGACTTCTTCTAAAAATATCATTCCTTTCCCTAAACCTGCAATCTATCTTGCAGCAGCAGCTCTGGTATTTGCATCTTTTGGAATATACTTCTATAAAAATTCTTCGATCAAAAAGGGAGAAGCCACTTTAGATAAGTTTACTTATTCCTATGGTGAATGTTCCATCGAAGGTAAAACTTCTCAAGCTGGAGAGGATGTATCCGGCAAAAGGATCGTATCAGGAAAATCTTCAATCTGTGACGTTCAATTAGAAGGGGAAAGGAGTGTCGCTGTTAGAGCCCTACCTAATACGGACTTCACCGCAGAACGTAAAGAAAATGCGATCCATGTTTCTCTAGGATACGGAACCGTTCTTCTTGATAGCCAAGGTCCGAAAGACGGCGAAAATATTTCCATTGGTTCTGATGATTTCAAATTAATCTTAGAAGGAACTAAGGTCTCGGTCAACAAAGAACGCGCAGATTCTTCTCTTTCTGTAAAAGTATTAGAAGGAAAAGTTAAATTAGAATCTGGTGATGCAATTTTCTTTGAGTCGGTCTCCAGTTGGTTAACCAAAGAAGAAATTGCTCTTCTTGCTAAAGAATATCCTATCTTATTCGATAAACAACAACTGACCATAGAATCGGGACAACAACTGGCATGGAAAGGATTCTCTCCTGCGAGAATGAAAGGTCTTAAAAGGATCGAAGATTCGATTAAGGCTAGTAAGAAGTCCCAACCTAGCGCTCAACTAGACGAAACTTTAATCAAGAGTCTAAAACCTCATGTGGATTCTCTTCCTAAGGATCCGTTCTTGATCTCTCCAAAAGAACTTAAGAATTCTCTTAAAAAAATACTTCCGGATGAAAAAGCGGATCTGGAAAGAAAGTTCGCGAGTATGGTCCGTTTCCCTCCGAAAGACCTGAAAGAAAGAGAACAACTGATGGAGTTAGTTAAGAAGGTGGATAAGGCATCCATTACGGATATCTTAAATAGCAAAGGTCCAGGTGCTTCTCAAGAAATCTCCCAAGAAGTCCGCATTCTTTATCTAAAAGACGGATCTATGGAAAGAGGGATTATCTACCAGCAGGATAGTTTCTACGTAGTATTAAGACCGGACGGAAACTTGATCATTCCTGTGGATGCTGTAGAAAAAATAGAATCAGAGTAA
- a CDS encoding RNA polymerase sigma factor, with protein sequence MQGLSQQEFITLYESCKNTVYHFLLKLSGNPEIAEDLTQETFLKAFEVMDRFDPNRGSFSSWSCTIAKNLYFKHFNRTKKETGNVSINVENFPELSGGNHEDPLELEKNSLNLALKDGVSRLPEPEKSIILLKEIQKKTLKETADALGISERTVSRRLLSAFRLLKAHLEAEGIGL encoded by the coding sequence ATGCAAGGTCTTTCCCAACAGGAATTTATCACTCTATACGAGTCCTGCAAGAATACAGTGTATCATTTCCTGCTCAAACTTTCAGGAAATCCTGAAATTGCCGAAGATTTGACCCAAGAGACATTCTTAAAGGCCTTTGAGGTCATGGATCGCTTTGACCCAAATAGGGGAAGCTTCTCTTCCTGGTCTTGCACGATCGCTAAAAATCTTTATTTTAAACATTTCAATCGTACAAAGAAGGAGACGGGCAACGTCTCAATTAATGTAGAGAATTTTCCGGAACTCTCAGGGGGGAATCATGAAGACCCTCTGGAATTAGAGAAAAATTCTCTCAATTTAGCATTAAAAGATGGGGTTTCCCGTCTTCCTGAGCCTGAAAAGAGTATAATATTACTGAAGGAAATCCAAAAGAAAACTCTCAAAGAAACTGCGGATGCTCTCGGAATATCCGAGAGGACCGTTAGTCGTCGCTTGCTAAGTGCGTTTAGATTATTAAAAGCACATCTTGAAGCAGAAGGGATCGGACTATAA
- a CDS encoding RICIN domain-containing protein, with the protein MKRIIIRGVYTLVIIGLLGGSFVACSDKSSSNGAEIGVLSSLLPSKSGNGSKLFSAASTYFHNEIYPPHWLNWTTDGANPIETGPTFLTRGLKCSGRYCDDVNLLASESGYTHTNSWWTDWFSEEGTNYRVCDNNAFVTGIKCSGSYCDNVSLKCSQLNNNGVRTGCYWTSGISEEDGGKFVAPESMYIAGASCNGRYCDSMSLYLCQADNGGPNVDQDALAQQFAPRLRFDQETTTGSGDSGKCFTSDPQTYYTQRAAGVSAQDLCNKDYSTISNNQVPIFYETSLVGTNAVLIRYWFFYAWQSTCFLSFGSHAADWEGMSVLVVNGQMKRVAWSQHSGWYSKEAGNFEVANGTHPVAYVGKNAHGSFHDSGGSGGCLYFEDFRNPGGNDYHQDTWNNLVRLRRGGDAPSWMNCQGGGCFDGIGHPMERGDWRSYAGCGSDGCGRSSVGGSNSFVNDPTGLEYSAISAKHSGKVLDVSGVSTNDNVNIWQWTNVGQDNQKWALESTGDGYFRFIAKHSGKCMNVKGGSTAAGMNVIQYSCGGGNNERFQLLSYGDGFFALQAKHSSQCLDIAGGATGDGGLLIQWPCAWTDNEKFQFLR; encoded by the coding sequence ATGAAGAGAATCATCATCCGGGGTGTATATACTCTGGTAATCATAGGACTTCTCGGTGGGTCATTCGTGGCTTGCAGCGATAAGTCTTCGTCGAACGGAGCGGAAATAGGAGTGCTTTCTAGCCTTCTTCCTTCTAAAAGCGGAAATGGATCTAAGTTATTTAGCGCAGCCAGCACTTATTTTCATAACGAGATTTATCCTCCACATTGGTTGAATTGGACCACTGATGGTGCAAACCCAATTGAGACAGGACCTACTTTCTTAACTCGCGGTTTGAAATGTAGCGGACGTTATTGCGATGACGTAAATCTTCTCGCAAGTGAATCCGGATACACTCATACGAATAGCTGGTGGACAGATTGGTTTTCTGAAGAAGGAACCAACTATCGTGTTTGCGATAATAATGCATTCGTAACCGGTATTAAATGTTCCGGAAGTTATTGTGATAACGTTTCCTTGAAATGTTCTCAATTAAACAATAACGGTGTTAGAACAGGATGTTATTGGACCTCCGGCATTTCAGAAGAAGACGGTGGAAAATTCGTAGCTCCTGAATCTATGTATATCGCCGGTGCAAGCTGTAATGGTCGCTATTGCGATAGCATGAGCTTATATCTTTGCCAAGCTGATAACGGTGGACCAAACGTTGATCAGGATGCACTTGCGCAACAATTCGCACCTCGTTTGAGATTCGATCAAGAGACCACAACAGGTTCCGGAGATTCTGGAAAATGTTTTACTAGTGATCCTCAGACTTATTATACTCAAAGAGCTGCAGGAGTTTCTGCTCAAGATCTTTGTAATAAAGATTATTCCACAATTTCAAACAACCAGGTTCCTATTTTCTATGAGACTTCTCTAGTTGGAACGAATGCAGTTCTGATTAGATACTGGTTCTTCTACGCATGGCAAAGTACTTGTTTCCTAAGCTTTGGAAGCCACGCGGCTGACTGGGAAGGAATGAGCGTCCTGGTAGTAAACGGGCAAATGAAACGAGTTGCTTGGTCTCAACACTCTGGATGGTATTCTAAAGAAGCCGGTAACTTTGAAGTAGCAAACGGCACTCACCCAGTTGCATACGTTGGTAAAAACGCACATGGATCTTTCCATGATAGCGGTGGATCCGGCGGATGTTTATATTTCGAAGATTTCAGAAATCCAGGTGGCAATGATTATCACCAAGACACTTGGAACAACCTTGTTCGTTTGAGAAGAGGTGGAGATGCCCCAAGTTGGATGAATTGCCAAGGAGGCGGATGTTTCGACGGAATCGGTCACCCAATGGAAAGAGGAGACTGGCGTTCCTACGCAGGTTGTGGATCTGACGGTTGTGGAAGATCATCTGTAGGAGGAAGCAATTCTTTCGTGAACGATCCTACGGGTTTGGAGTATTCAGCGATTTCTGCAAAACATAGCGGTAAGGTATTAGATGTCTCCGGTGTTAGCACCAACGACAATGTTAATATTTGGCAATGGACGAATGTTGGCCAGGACAACCAAAAATGGGCGCTTGAGTCCACAGGTGATGGATACTTTAGATTTATCGCAAAACATAGCGGCAAATGTATGAATGTGAAGGGTGGGTCTACTGCGGCAGGAATGAATGTAATTCAATATTCTTGCGGTGGGGGAAACAACGAAAGATTCCAACTACTCTCTTACGGAGATGGTTTCTTCGCTCTTCAAGCAAAACATAGCAGCCAGTGTTTGGATATTGCAGGCGGTGCGACCGGAGACGGAGGTCTCTTGATCCAATGGCCTTGTGCTTGGACTGATAACGAAAAATTCCAGTTCTTGCGCTAA
- a CDS encoding DUF433 domain-containing protein has translation METDTKELDRITSHPSICGGKPVIRGTSIRVLEILDMIFLGFGYREILNEYPNIKVLDIEACLEYASKRLHSPILDKANRELPREFASELRDADRRVS, from the coding sequence ATGGAAACAGATACAAAAGAACTAGACCGTATTACCTCTCATCCTTCCATCTGTGGAGGTAAACCAGTAATTCGGGGAACCTCAATCCGAGTTTTAGAAATATTAGATATGATTTTTTTAGGATTCGGATACCGTGAAATCCTGAATGAATATCCAAATATTAAGGTTTTGGATATCGAAGCATGTTTGGAATACGCTTCCAAAAGATTACATTCTCCGATATTAGATAAAGCAAATCGAGAACTTCCACGAGAATTCGCTTCCGAATTAAGAGACGCTGACCGGAGAGTTTCTTAA
- a CDS encoding NuoI/complex I 23 kDa subunit family protein, with protein sequence MGTVNVINVAAKHKPAWYQRLYSYSIANGLWITLKHFIKAAFLKGAVTLEFPEKKRKFSPRFRGMHTMKRDEIGRERCTSCFCCMWICPADAIKIEAGHVTPEIQHLHPEDKFAKKFEIDLLRCIFCGMCEEACPKGAIYLDGPAEMAADNREDLILTKERMMQKVGGPILGERL encoded by the coding sequence TTGGGAACCGTTAATGTAATTAATGTAGCGGCAAAACATAAGCCCGCTTGGTATCAAAGACTTTATTCTTATTCAATTGCAAATGGTCTTTGGATCACTCTTAAACATTTTATCAAAGCCGCTTTTCTAAAAGGTGCAGTCACATTAGAATTTCCTGAGAAGAAGAGAAAGTTCTCACCTCGTTTCCGCGGAATGCATACGATGAAACGGGATGAGATCGGCAGAGAGAGATGTACTAGCTGTTTCTGTTGTATGTGGATCTGTCCTGCGGACGCAATTAAGATAGAAGCAGGACATGTAACTCCTGAAATTCAACATCTTCATCCAGAAGATAAATTCGCTAAGAAGTTCGAGATAGATCTATTACGTTGTATATTCTGCGGAATGTGCGAAGAGGCATGTCCTAAAGGTGCAATCTATTTGGATGGTCCTGCAGAGATGGCTGCGGACAATAGAGAGGATCTTATCTTAACTAAAGAGAGAATGATGCAAAAAGTCGGAGGACCGATCTTAGGAGAAAGGCTTTAA
- a CDS encoding 2Fe-2S iron-sulfur cluster-binding protein encodes MVKIKIDGIEYEVDEKKNLISAAKDAGVDIPFFCYHPKLSVVGMCRMCLIEIEGIPRLQVACNTKVTEGLSIITKSDRVIEAREGTMEFLLANHPLDCPVCDKAGECQLQDNSFKEGKGNSRFTLEKRNIPQEEIGSNLIINHNRCIVCYRCVRFEEEMVGESNLGLFERGYHSIIGLAKEEPINHNYQGALADICPVGALLNHKTLFKSRVWWYKSEESVCPGCSTGCKTYTNVRDNKMFRYMPRVDEEKDQYFLCDKGRFNVDWLNTNRLFSFYKNGEASVSITVLDEISEKISKSKKIAVIGGAHESDQNLKSIKESLSKLGVTFVTEARVSSEQYKEPEQVDFLYTTDKRPNTKGALDAGFVSAEGIDSIRSAAAKGEFDLIFVIKEKVSEILAGVPSESIVILETNLTEDTTKAKYSVPIKAYSEQSGSFTNKKGWIQNFSKSMEAPKGLSSSAEIFSLLEKKTLELRSNPREAAVGNR; translated from the coding sequence GTGGTCAAGATAAAGATAGACGGGATCGAATACGAGGTCGACGAGAAAAAAAATCTGATATCCGCAGCCAAAGATGCCGGAGTGGATATTCCGTTTTTCTGTTATCATCCTAAATTGTCTGTAGTGGGCATGTGCCGCATGTGCCTCATTGAGATAGAAGGGATTCCCCGTTTACAAGTCGCCTGCAATACTAAAGTCACTGAAGGACTTTCTATCATTACAAAGAGTGATAGAGTCATAGAAGCGAGAGAAGGAACGATGGAATTCCTACTTGCGAACCACCCATTAGATTGTCCTGTCTGTGATAAAGCCGGAGAATGCCAACTCCAAGACAATTCCTTTAAAGAAGGAAAAGGGAATTCCAGATTCACATTAGAAAAAAGGAATATTCCTCAGGAAGAGATCGGTTCCAACCTGATCATCAATCATAATCGTTGTATCGTATGTTATCGTTGTGTTCGTTTCGAAGAAGAAATGGTCGGAGAATCCAACTTAGGACTCTTCGAAAGAGGATATCATTCCATTATAGGTCTCGCAAAAGAAGAACCGATCAATCATAATTACCAGGGTGCGCTTGCAGATATCTGCCCAGTTGGTGCATTATTAAATCATAAAACATTATTCAAGTCCAGGGTTTGGTGGTATAAATCCGAAGAATCAGTGTGTCCTGGATGTAGTACAGGTTGTAAAACTTACACAAACGTAAGAGACAACAAAATGTTCCGCTATATGCCTCGTGTAGACGAGGAGAAAGACCAGTATTTCCTTTGTGATAAAGGAAGATTCAATGTGGATTGGCTAAATACAAACAGACTTTTCTCCTTCTATAAAAATGGAGAAGCAAGTGTGAGTATCACTGTTCTGGATGAAATTTCCGAAAAAATTTCTAAATCCAAAAAGATCGCTGTTATAGGCGGGGCTCACGAGTCAGATCAAAACTTAAAATCTATCAAAGAATCTTTATCCAAGCTTGGAGTTACATTTGTAACTGAAGCAAGAGTAAGTTCGGAACAATACAAAGAGCCTGAACAAGTGGATTTCCTATACACCACCGACAAAAGACCGAATACTAAAGGTGCATTAGATGCAGGTTTTGTTTCCGCAGAAGGAATAGACTCTATTCGTTCTGCAGCCGCAAAAGGTGAATTTGATCTGATCTTTGTAATTAAAGAAAAGGTTTCCGAAATCTTGGCTGGTGTTCCTTCCGAATCTATAGTAATCTTAGAAACGAATCTTACGGAAGATACGACTAAAGCTAAGTATTCCGTACCGATCAAAGCTTATTCAGAACAAAGTGGAAGTTTCACGAATAAGAAGGGATGGATCCAGAACTTCAGTAAATCTATGGAAGCACCAAAAGGTTTATCAAGCTCTGCGGAAATTTTCTCCTTATTAGAAAAGAAAACCTTAGAATTACGTTCTAACCCTAGAGAGGCAGCCGTTGGGAACCGTTAA
- the aroC gene encoding chorismate synthase: MPSSWGKIFKVSTFGESHGEAVGVVVEGVPAGIPIRLDEIQKDLNRRRPGQSKLTTPRDESDTVRVLSGVFEGKTIGSPIALIVNNQNTISKDYENLRETFRPSHADYTYQTKYGFRAHVGGGRSSVRETIARVAAGAIARMILEDDLGIKTVAWVDTIGTISSEIAENKYPQTREEVDVNEVRCPDTQAADKMRSLILEMKEAGDSVGGIIRSASYNLPPGLGDPVYDKLDGDIAKAILSIPACKGFEVGSGFSGTLLTGSTHNDEFYVEEETGRVRTRTNNSGGLQGGISNGETLVVRAAFKPTSTIFKKQNTVNIDGKETTLEAKGRHDPCVLPRAVPIVEAAINLVLVDAYLYQRAMNPQWFQKWAKVPDYYKDLKL, translated from the coding sequence ATGCCTTCCAGCTGGGGTAAAATATTCAAAGTTAGTACGTTCGGAGAATCTCATGGCGAAGCCGTGGGAGTTGTTGTTGAAGGAGTTCCTGCGGGGATTCCGATCCGATTGGATGAGATCCAAAAGGATTTAAACAGAAGAAGACCCGGACAAAGTAAACTCACCACTCCTAGGGACGAATCGGATACTGTTCGAGTTCTCTCCGGGGTTTTTGAAGGAAAAACGATCGGGAGTCCGATCGCATTGATCGTAAACAATCAGAACACGATCTCCAAAGATTATGAAAATCTAAGGGAAACTTTTCGTCCTTCTCATGCAGATTATACTTACCAAACCAAATACGGTTTCCGCGCACACGTAGGAGGAGGAAGATCCTCTGTCCGTGAAACAATCGCAAGAGTGGCTGCAGGTGCAATTGCCAGAATGATCTTAGAGGATGATCTGGGCATTAAAACAGTGGCTTGGGTGGACACAATCGGAACCATCTCTTCTGAAATTGCAGAAAACAAATATCCGCAAACAAGGGAAGAAGTAGATGTAAATGAGGTCCGTTGTCCTGATACCCAGGCAGCAGATAAAATGCGTTCTCTCATTTTAGAAATGAAAGAAGCGGGAGACAGTGTAGGCGGAATTATACGCTCTGCTTCCTATAATCTTCCTCCAGGTCTTGGAGATCCTGTTTACGATAAATTAGATGGCGACATAGCTAAAGCAATTCTCTCTATTCCCGCCTGTAAAGGTTTTGAAGTAGGTTCCGGATTTTCTGGAACTCTTCTGACCGGAAGCACTCATAACGACGAGTTCTATGTAGAAGAAGAAACCGGAAGAGTTCGTACTCGTACAAATAATTCCGGAGGACTCCAAGGTGGGATCTCCAACGGAGAAACTTTGGTGGTTCGAGCTGCGTTTAAGCCCACTTCTACTATTTTCAAAAAACAAAATACTGTAAATATCGACGGAAAAGAAACTACACTGGAAGCGAAAGGCAGGCATGATCCATGCGTTCTACCAAGAGCGGTTCCGATTGTGGAAGCAGCGATAAACCTGGTTCTAGTAGATGCGTATCTCTACCAAAGGGCGATGAATCCTCAGTGGTTCCAAAAATGGGCCAAAGTTCCAGATTATTACAAAGATCTAAAACTCTGA